One window from the genome of Salvelinus namaycush isolate Seneca chromosome 19, SaNama_1.0, whole genome shotgun sequence encodes:
- the LOC120064510 gene encoding pollen-specific leucine-rich repeat extensin-like protein 1, producing MSTAQAPMSTAQAPHVHSQGPHVHSPGPHVHSPGPPCPQPRPPCPQPRAPMSTARAPMSTARAPMSTAQAPMSTAQAPMSTAQGPHVHSPHVHSPGPPCPQPRAPMSTAPHVHSPGPHVHSPGPPCPQPGPPCPQPRAPMSTAQAPMSTAQGPHVHSPGPHVHSPGPHVHSPGPHVHSPGPHVHSPGPPCPQPPMSTAQGPHVHSPGPPCPQPPMSIAQAPMSTAQGPHVHSPGPHVHSPGPPCPQPRAPMSTARAPMSTARAPMSIAQAPMSTAQAPHVHSQGPHVHNPGPHVHSPGPHVHSQGPHVHSPGPHVHSPGPPCPQPGPPCPQPRPPCPQPRPPMSTARAPMSTAQGPHVHSPGPHVHSPGNPCPQPGPHCPQPRPPSPQPPMSTAQAPMSTARAPMSTARAPMSTAQAPMSTARAPMSIARAPMSTAQAPMSTAQAPMSTARAPMSTAQAPMSTAPHVHSPGPHVHSPGPPCPLSRLPCPQPRAPYPQPPMSTARAPMSTAGPPCPQPPMSTARAPMSTARAPMSTACMRWSSLDTCKPPQHFQLTLTDR from the exons ATGTCCACAGCCCAGGCCCCCATGTCCACAGCCCAGGCCCCCCATGTCCACAGCCAGGGCCCCCATGTCCACAGCCCGGGCCCCCATGTCCACAGCCCAGGGCCCCCATGTCCACAGCCCAGGCCCCCATGTCCACAGCCCAGGGCCCCCATGTCCACAGCCCGGGCCCCCATGTCCACAGCCCGGGCCCCCATGTCCACAGCCCAGGCCCCCATGTCCACAGCCCAGGCCCCCATGTCCACAGCCCAGGGCCCCCATGTCCACAGCCCCCATGTCCACAGCCCAGGGCCCCCATGTCCACAGCCCAGGGCCCCCATGTCCACAGCCCCCCATGTCCATAGCCCAGGCCCCCATGTCCACAGCCCAGGGCCCCCATGTCCACAGCCCGGGCCCCCATGTCCACAGCCCAGGGCCCCCATGTCCACAGCCCAGGCCCCCATGTCCACAGCCCAGGGCCCCCATGTCCACAGCCCGGGCCCCCATGTCCACAGCCCGGGCCCCCATGTCCACAGCCCAGGCCCCCATGTCCACAGCCCAGGCCCCCATGTCCACAGCCCAGGGCCCCCATGTCCACAGCCCCCCATGTCCACAGCCCAGGGCCCCCATGTCCACAGCCCAGGGCCCCCATGTCCACAGCCCCCCATGTCCATAGCCCAGGCCCCCATGTCCACAGCCCAGGGCCCCCATGTCCACAGCCCGGGCCCCCATGTCCACAGCCCAGGGCCCCCATGTCCACAGCCCAGGGCCCCCATGTCCACAGCCCGGGCCCCCATGTCCACAGCCAGGGCCCCCATGTCCATAGCCCAGGCCCCCATGTCCACAGCCCAGGCCCCCCATGTCCACAGCCAGGGCCCCCATGTCCACAACCCAGGCCCCCATGTCCACAGCCCGGGCCCCCATGTCCACAGCCAGGGCCCCCATGTCCATAGCCCAGGCCCCCATGTCCACAGCCCAGGCCCCCCATGTCCACAGCCAGGGCCCCCATGTCCACAACCCAGGCCCCCATGTCCACAGCCCAGGCCCCCCATGTCCACAGCCCGGGCCCCCATGTCCACAGCCCAGGGCCCCCATGTCCACAGCCCGGGCCCCCATGTCCACAGCCCAGGCAACCCATGTCCACAGCCCGGACCCCATTGTCCACAGCCCAGGCCCCCATCTCCACAGCCCCCCATGTCTACAGCCCAGGCCCCCATGTCCACAGCCCGGGCCCCCATGTCCACAGCCCGGGCCCCCATGTCCACAGCCCAGGCCCCCATGTCCACAGCCCGGGCCCCCATGTCTATAGCCCGGGCCCCCATGTCCACAGCCCAGGCCCCCATGTCCACAGCCCAGGCCCCCATGTCCACAGCCCGGGCCCCCATGTCCACAGCCCAGGCCCCCATGTCCACAGCCCCCCATGTCCACAGCCCAGGCCCCCATGTCCACAGCCCAGGGCCCCCATGTCCACTGTCCAGGCTCCCATGTCCACAGCCCAGGGCCCCATATCCACAGCCCCCCATGTCCACAGCCAGGGCCCCCATGTCCACAGCCGGGCCCCCATGTCCACAGCCCCCCATGTCCACAGCCCGGGCCCCCATGTCCACAGCCCGGGCCCCCATGTCTACAGCCTGC ATGAGGTGGTCAAGTTTGGACACATGCAAACCCCCACAACACTTCCAGCTGACCCTCACAGATAGATGA